The following DNA comes from Synergistaceae bacterium.
TGAGACACGGAGGTGCACCGAGGAATGAAAAGAGTTGTCCTGCTCTTATTTCTGCTCTTCGTACTGCCCATATCCTGCGCCTTCGCCGAACATTCACCTTTCGGTCTTCATACCGTGAGGACCGGAGACACCCTTGAATCAGTGGCAAAGGAACACGGCATAGACTCTTCAAACCTCGCCGCGGCGAACGGCATAGCCTCTGCGGACGGACTACCTGCCGCAGGGACAATTCTCCTCGTGCCTAGAACGGCAGGAGATGTCCTCGCGACTCTGTACGAGGCGAAGAGAAGGGGGCTCGGCGCCTGGCCGGAGCCCAAGTACCGGGACGAGTTTCTAGAACCGCTGACGGGTATGGATGAACGGGACAAGGAGACAGCCACTCCTCAACAAGAGATACCTAAGGACCAAAGCGACGCGACTGACTCTCCTCCTGCAACTGCCCCCGAAGCATCACCCGCTCCTGCACCGGCGGAGGCGCCTGCCGGAGACGCCGCGGCACGAAGCGCCGGCAGGCATAAAGTGGCAGAAGGGGAGACTCCCTACGGGATAGCAAGGCTTTATAAGATTCCTCTCACCTCTCTTTTACAGGCCAACGGCCTTTCGGAGAGCCCGGTGATCAAAATCGGCCAGATTCTGGTCATCCCCGCTGATTCAACCCGGGCGAAGCAACCGGAAGACCCCGCCCGCCCCGATGCGGAGAGCCCTCCGGTGTCGC
Coding sequences within:
- a CDS encoding LysM peptidoglycan-binding domain-containing protein translates to MKRVVLLLFLLFVLPISCAFAEHSPFGLHTVRTGDTLESVAKEHGIDSSNLAAANGIASADGLPAAGTILLVPRTAGDVLATLYEAKRRGLGAWPEPKYRDEFLEPLTGMDERDKETATPQQEIPKDQSDATDSPPATAPEASPAPAPAEAPAGDAAARSAGRHKVAEGETPYGIARLYKIPLTSLLQANGLSESPVIKIGQILVIPADSTRAKQPEDPARPDAESPPVSPRPASPSIAPIKMIWPIKGGTPPVKTGTSFGEGLAVRASPGESVHAAADATVLHGGWMRNFGNAVYLNHGNGIATFYGGLGILYVKSGEKVGQGDRIALVGEGQDTEPKFIFHVLKEGKSVDPAPWLGQIQ